A window of the Chaetodon trifascialis isolate fChaTrf1 chromosome 9, fChaTrf1.hap1, whole genome shotgun sequence genome harbors these coding sequences:
- the kiaa0753 gene encoding protein moonraker isoform X5: protein MTAQFLESSPKISVGQQVRDWVVFRTNPNVYNRSDLTHGMSQTKLLFNEAIPASASNRATHVRPPAPIVIERLLPVSEEGERVDSARSSISFTTLSEERLHTAVQLAKRDLRRRRLKALMKSPARPSQEAVSTLKTSDVVLQELAANPNTTKLKTSSPKEKVSQPGAKLSVLTSQKHPISPVPCTGQSPPTRDPGPRQLDGGKQTPLSQEIHKLQNELEVYIQKVEELANRGDKIEEPLEPEEQNKLEIRREKQAARSARVIYVLQQQVKEIQGDIEKLRSQKMWDTKKSMAINRLAAAHRGALRALQAVIHQLSDLSHVKVPPYCKELAQLIRQLSLCSAKVEVEQGSAVPETALDILQKLETLDSALRKQEMLEKLQAQACPPHRKSPHRSVSPTRAPKGPSNSSVRGPRKPANPKRGIHAGRRMASQPKTTSHQPLSRREVLRAGLESLAQQRELQRRPQTNTTRRKGGALHPERSKADFIMKRHQIKDAGFRQPTVSSQLRVNQLPQKEHSVPWIPTSPHSPPPQRSPQRRGPEPRCLFSPMKPSVSPPKQNVAVGLAAGQPAMSSDKKRQAENEALRKAWLDKMAMQRLKELDQLGREEAERIQTLRSEVVSPTQWAERAEQKARERIQPPPNKAQIGESRSRMSSSLRNRLSEQAAERAAESAEQLSEALLEDLLEDTARAAWAAEADRQLEGMAASRLQAPTLECMLLRMEEIQRDQEEVRRRFASITYSDPLYWDRPAPTGPLCTAAGSRPGSPQPIRLTRPVLRQSSAADIVLEKPVETGHSTLSENSLTEDASQDEQQPRRSVAFPGPVEQSGGTVISVPGSTLRNIRRYREDYESYLRVVAHEAVGSFNPWAVADSLADELLSEALADVAAEFQDVVEEYAEAVYTSEFLQPIQSPPASTAALVSQ, encoded by the exons ATGACTGCGCAGTTCTTGGAGAGTAGTCCCAAGATTTCCGTAGGACAGCAAGTGAGAGACTGGGTTGTTTTCCGTACAAACCCAAATGTGTACAACCGCAGCGATTTAACTCATGGGATGTCCCAAACCAAG CTATTGTTCAATGAAGCCATCCCTGCAAGTGCCAGCAACCGTGCCACCCATGTTCGCCCACCAGCCCCCATTGTGATTGAGAGGCTGCTGCCGGTGTCAGAAGAGGGTGAGAGGGTGGACAGCGCCAGAAGCTCCATCAGCTTCACCACTCTCTCTGAGGAGAGACTGCACACTGCGGTTCAGCTGGCCAAGAGGGATCTGAGACGACGGCGCCTTAAGGCACTGATGAAATCCCCTGCCAGACCCTCCCAGGAGGCTGTCTCCACCCTTAAAACAAGTGACGTAGTGCTTCAG GAGCTTGCAGCCAATCCAAATACGACAAAGTTAAAGACCTCTAGTCCAAAAGAGAAAGTGTCCCAACCTGGAGCCAAACTGTCAGTGCTCACATCCCAGAAGCATCCCATTTCTCCCGTACCTTGCACTGGCCAGTCACCCCCAACCAGAGACCCTGGACCAAGGCAGTTGGATGGAGGCAAACAGACTCCTTTAAGCCAGGAGATCCACAAGCTGCAAAATGAGCTGGAAGTGTATATCCAGAAAGTAGAGGAGCTAGCCAACAGAG GAGACAAAATAGAGGAGCCGCTGGAGCCAGAAGAGCAAAACAAGTTAGAGATACGCAGAGAGAAGCAGGCAGCCCGCTCAGCACGTGTCATCTATGTCCTCCAGCAACAG gTAAAAGAGATACAAGGAGATATAGAGAAACTACGAAGCCAGAAGATGTGGGACACCAAAAAG TCCATGGCAATAAACAGGCTTGCAGCTGCCCACCGTGGGGCACTCAGGGCCTTACAGGCTGTTATCCACCAGCTTTCAGATCTATCTCATGTCAAGGTCCCCCCTTATTGCAAAGAGCTGGCCCAGCTGATTCGCCAGCTCTCTTTGTGCTCAGCCAAAGTTGAAGTAGAACAGGGTTCAGCTGTGCCTGAGACGGCCCTCGACATCCTGCAGAAACTAGAG ACTTTGGATTCTGCCCTCCGTAAACAAGAGATGCTGGAAAAGTTGCAGGCCCAAGCATGTCCTCCACACAGGAAGTCTCCTCATCGCAGCGTGTCACCGACCAGAGCACCCAAGGGTCCCAGCAACTCATCTGTTCGAGGACCACGCAAACCCGCAAATCCCAAAAGAGGCATCCATG CAGGTAGAAGAATGGCATCACAGCCCAAAACCACTTCTCACCAGCCGTTGAGCAGAAGAGAGGTGCTCAGGGCCGGCCTGGAGAGCCTTGCCCAACAGAGGGAGCTGCAGAGACGACCTCAAACAAACACCACCCGCAGAAAAGGAGGCGCTCTGCACCCTGAGAGAAGCAAGGCTGACTTTATAATGAAG CGACATCAGATAAAAGATGCAGGTTTCCGGCAGCCTACAGTCTCCTCTCAGCTCAGAGTGAACCAGCTCCCTCAAAAAGAGCACTCTGTGCCCTGGATACCTACATcccctcactctcctcctccacagcg ATCCCCTCAGAGGAGAGGACCGGAGCCTCGATGTCTCTTCTCTCCCATGAAGCCCTCAGTCAGTCCTCCAAAGCAGAACGTGGCTGTTGGTCTGGCAGCAGGGCAGCCGGCCATGAGCTCAGACAAGAAGAGACAAGCTGAGAATGAAGCATTAAG GAAAGCCTGGCTGGATAAGATGGCGATGCAGAGACTGAAAGAGCTCGACCAGCTGGGCAGAGAAGAGGCTGAGCGCATTCAGACATTAAG GTCTGAAGTTGTCTCTCCAACTCAGTGGGCTGAGAGAGCTGAGcagaaggccagagagagaattCAGCCCCCTCCGAATAAAGCACAA ATTGGCGAGTCCAGGAGCAGGATGAGCTCCTCGCTGAGGAATCGGCTGTCtgagcaggctgcagagagg GCAGCAGAGAGTGCTGAGCAGCTGAGCgaggcactgctggaagatctGTTGGAGGACACTGCACGGGCAGCGTGGGCGGccgaggcagacagacagttggAGGGCATGGCTGCGAGTAGGCTGCAGGCCCCCACCCTGGAGTGTATGCTGCTTCGTATGGAGGAGATACAG AGAGATCAGGAGGAAGTGAGGAGACGGTTTGCTTCTATCACATATTCAGACCCTCTTTACTGGGACCGACCAGCGCCAACAG GACCCCTGTGCACTGCTGCGGGCTCCAGGCCAGGCTCTCCTCAACCAATTAGGCTCACAAGGCCAGTGCTGAggcagagctctgcagcagataTTGTCCTAGAGAAACCTGTGGAGACGGG ACACAGTACCCTCTCTGAGAACAGCCTGACAGAGGATGCATCCCAAGATGAACAGCAGCCCAGACGCAGTGTCGCGTTCCCGGGCCCAGTCGAGCAAAGCGGGGGGACTGTTATCTCCGTGCCAGGCAGCACGCTGCGGAACATCCGGCGGTACCGGGAAGACTACGAGAGCTACCTGCGCGTTGTGGCTCACGAGGCTGTTGGCAGTTTCAACCCCTGGGCCGTGGCAGACAG CCTGGCAGATGAGCTGCTGTCGGAGGCTCTGGCCGACGTGGCGGCTGAGTTTCAGGACGTTGTGGAGGAATACGCCGAGGCCGTCTACACCTCGGAGTTTCTTCAGCCGATCCA